The following coding sequences lie in one Patescibacteria group bacterium genomic window:
- a CDS encoding VTT domain-containing protein produces MNQIISLIKNLANTIPLEVFAFVGSFMEEIIAPIPSPLVMTTAGMLAHTQNHTLLYLFWLALAASAGKTIASWLYYVVADKTEDLILTRFGKFIGISHKEVESIGKHFNGTWRDDVVLLVVRALPIMPTSLVSVVCGFIKLNMRTYLQSTFVGYFIRSFIFLYLGYTGMATYGNAEGNIGNIESLIKIVLAFGLVILLGWVFYKR; encoded by the coding sequence ATGAATCAAATCATAAGTCTGATCAAGAACCTGGCAAATACTATTCCCCTTGAAGTGTTTGCCTTTGTCGGCTCGTTTATGGAAGAGATCATTGCGCCGATTCCGTCTCCACTGGTTATGACCACCGCCGGAATGCTCGCTCACACCCAAAATCACACACTGCTGTATTTATTTTGGTTAGCACTGGCTGCTTCTGCCGGAAAAACTATTGCCAGTTGGCTCTATTATGTGGTAGCAGATAAAACAGAAGATCTGATTCTAACCCGCTTCGGTAAATTTATAGGGATCTCTCATAAAGAGGTGGAAAGCATTGGCAAGCACTTCAATGGTACCTGGAGAGACGATGTCGTCCTTTTGGTGGTACGCGCGCTTCCCATTATGCCCACATCGCTTGTGTCGGTGGTGTGCGGGTTTATCAAGCTGAATATGCGAACGTATCTCCAATCGACATTCGTCGGCTATTTCATCCGCAGTTTCATCTTTTTATATCTGGGATATACAGGAATGGCAACATACGGCAACGCAGAAGGAAACATAGGTAACATAGAGTCGCTTATAAAAATAGTTCTCGCCTTTGGTTTGGTTATACTTCTGGGATGGGTATTTTATAAGCGGTAG
- a CDS encoding HAD-IC family P-type ATPase: MITGDNELTANAIGSIIGLIKQDEEIITGSQFAELSDEEALRRLNNIRIFARTTSDQKLRIVQLLQKMGHIVAVTGDGVNDALALKQSDVGVAMGITGTDVAKEAADMIITEFPCFQASLRSPR; the protein is encoded by the coding sequence ATGATCACCGGGGATAATGAACTTACGGCCAATGCTATTGGCTCAATAATCGGACTGATCAAACAAGACGAGGAGATAATTACTGGTAGTCAGTTTGCGGAGCTTTCTGACGAAGAGGCGCTGAGACGACTTAACAACATTCGCATCTTTGCCAGAACTACTTCCGACCAGAAGCTGCGCATCGTGCAGCTTTTACAAAAGATGGGCCACATCGTTGCCGTGACCGGGGACGGGGTGAATGATGCGTTGGCCCTCAAACAATCTGATGTTGGTGTGGCCATGGGTATCACGGGGACAGATGTAGCCAAGGAAGCCGCCGATATGATTATTACCGAATTCCCCTGCTTTCAGGCATCTTTAAGATCACCCAGGTGA
- a CDS encoding HAD-IC family P-type ATPase, with protein MLIIASIASLFLGDLLDGIFILLIVILNGILGFIQEYKAEKTIAALKKMTVSSVRVMRDGVEQKIDSKLLVPGDVVILEEGGKIPADAKLLESLHLEVNEASLTGESMPVEKNVYDEEKRTIYLGTIVVKGRAKIEVSATGMQTRFGQIAASLSQIREEKTPLQKKLDVLGKQLGILAIVASGTVFIVGFIAKHPLIELVLTSISLAVAAVPEGLPAVITITLAVGMQRMARQKAILRKLSSIEALGSTTVIATDKTGTLTKNEMRVTKLWFEGINYSSHDRNLQLSHSSFSKLLTTCVICNNASLVYKHDHGKYDILGDTTEGALLLLAQDRGLVIEQIKQNGTLVEEFAFDPTLKMMTVVWKSHKQKTIYTKGAPESVLKSCTLDEQSRQNIESEFREYAKESLRVIALAYKNVERVPKKPESEPS; from the coding sequence TTGTTGATTATTGCCTCTATCGCATCTTTGTTTTTGGGAGATCTGTTGGATGGAATTTTTATTCTCCTTATTGTTATCCTTAACGGAATCCTCGGTTTTATCCAAGAATATAAAGCCGAAAAGACTATCGCAGCTCTGAAAAAAATGACTGTTAGCTCTGTGCGGGTCATGAGAGACGGGGTGGAACAAAAAATAGACAGCAAGCTTTTGGTTCCCGGGGACGTAGTTATTCTTGAGGAAGGCGGTAAAATCCCGGCAGACGCCAAACTTTTGGAAAGTTTGCATTTGGAAGTAAACGAAGCCTCTCTCACCGGCGAGTCAATGCCAGTTGAGAAAAATGTCTATGATGAAGAGAAAAGAACGATTTATTTGGGAACTATTGTCGTCAAGGGCAGAGCTAAAATCGAAGTCAGCGCCACTGGCATGCAGACGCGCTTTGGCCAGATTGCAGCCTCCCTTTCCCAAATCAGGGAAGAGAAAACACCGCTACAAAAGAAGCTGGATGTTTTGGGTAAACAGTTGGGAATCTTGGCAATTGTCGCCAGCGGCACGGTATTTATTGTCGGTTTTATCGCCAAACATCCCTTGATTGAGTTGGTCCTTACTAGTATTAGTTTAGCCGTAGCCGCAGTTCCGGAAGGTCTGCCGGCAGTCATCACCATTACCCTAGCCGTTGGGATGCAGAGAATGGCCAGACAAAAAGCTATCCTGCGCAAGCTGTCATCGATTGAAGCGCTGGGGAGCACCACAGTGATTGCCACAGACAAGACCGGCACGCTGACTAAGAATGAAATGCGGGTAACCAAACTTTGGTTTGAGGGTATCAATTATTCCAGTCACGACAGGAATCTGCAGTTGTCTCATAGTAGTTTTAGTAAATTGCTCACAACCTGTGTGATTTGTAACAATGCGAGCTTGGTTTATAAACACGATCATGGAAAATATGACATTTTAGGAGATACTACCGAGGGAGCGTTGCTTCTTTTAGCACAGGACAGAGGTTTGGTAATCGAGCAAATAAAACAAAACGGCACACTCGTTGAAGAATTTGCATTTGACCCCACACTGAAGATGATGACTGTGGTGTGGAAAAGCCATAAGCAAAAGACTATTTACACCAAGGGAGCACCGGAATCTGTTTTGAAAAGTTGCACTTTAGATGAGCAATCAAGACAGAATATTGAAAGCGAGTTTCGCGAGTATGCCAAAGAAAGCCTGCGCGTTATTGCCCTAGCATATAAAAATGTTGAACGCGTGCCGAAAAAGCCGGAATCAGAACCATCATGA